The following nucleotide sequence is from Pseudonocardia sp. C8.
TCGGGACGTCGCCCTGGTCGTGTGCGGCCCGCCAGGCGGCGTCGGCGTCGACGTAGTTGTTGTAGGACATCTCCTTGCCGTGCAGCTGCTCGGCACCGGCGAGGCCGGTGGCGTCGCCGTCGGAGTACAGGGCGGCGGCCTGGTGCGGGTTCTCGCCGTAGCGCAGCGGGCGCTGCCGGGTCCAGGCGGCACCGAACCACTCCGGGGTCGCGGACTCCTCGGCGTCCGGGAACTGCTCGCCCATCCAGGCGGCGACGGAGACGTCGTACGAGGCGGTGTGCCGGAACGCGTCGGCGGCGAGCCGGCGCCGGTCCTCCACGACGAAGCCCCCGGCCGCGACCTGCTCCAGCACCCACCCGTAGCGGGCCGGGTCGACGACCACGGCGACGCTCTCGTGGTTCTTCGCCGACGCGCGGACCATCGCGGGGCCGCCGATGTCGATCTGCTCGACCGCCTCGTCACGGCTCGCGCCGGACGCCACGGTCTCCCGGAACGGGTACAGGTTCGACACCAGCAGGTCGAACGGCACGATGTTCAGCTGCTCCAGCTGGGCGACGTGCTCCTCCTTGCGGGTGTCGGCCAGCAGGCCGGCATGCACCCGCGGGTGGAGGGTCTTCACCCGGCCGTCGAAGCACTCCGGGAAGCCGGTGACCTCCTCGACCGGGGTGACGGGGACGCCGGCGTCGGCGATCCGCTGGGCCGTCGACCCGGTAGAGACGATCTCCACCCCGGCCGCGTGCAGCCCGGTCGCCAGGTCCAGCAGACCGGCCTTGTCGTAGACGCTGATCAGGGCCCGGCGGACCGGCCTGCGCTCACTCACTGTTCACCTCGTGCGTTCTCCCGGCACGGTCACCGGCCGCGGCGAGCCGCCGCACCGTCTCGACCAGCAGCCGTCGTTCCTCGGTCTTGATCCGCTCGTGCAGGACGGCTTCGTCGTCGGTCGGGAGGACGGGGACCTCCACCTGCGCGAGCACCGGCCCCGTGTCCAGTCCCGCGTCGACCTCGTGCACGGTCGCGCCGGTCACCTCGACACCGGCGGCCAGCGCGTCACGGACGGCGTGCGCGCCGGGGAACGCCGGCAGCAGGGCCGGGTGCGTGTTCAGCATCGGGCATCCGATCGCGTCCAGGAAGGCCGGTGCGACCAGCTTCATGAAGCCGGCCCCCACGACGAGGTCCGGGCGGTGCGCGACGACGGCGGCGGCGAGCGCGTCGTTCCACGCGGCGCGGTCGGGGTGGTCGGCGAGCCGCTCGACGAACGTCGGCACCCCCGCCGTGCGGGCCCGGTCCAGCCCGGTCGCACCGGGCCGGTCGGCACCGACAGCGACGACACGATACTCCGGACCGTGCACGTCGAGCAGCGCCTGGAGCAGGGTGCCGCTCCCGGAGACGAGCACGACGACCCGGTACGGCCCCGCCTGCTCCGGCACGTGCACCGTCTCCCCTCCGACGCCGTGTGGTCATGGCCGCCGCCGCAGCCGGTGACCAGCGTAGACGCGCGGGGCGGGTGCGGGGCGGACCGGGTCGTCGGTGCGCGCAGGCCGTGGGGCACGCCGAGCACCGGGTCGGGCGCCGGGGTCCACCACCGGTGATCACCGGTGTTCGCTCGGGTCCTCCCGGTCGGTGGTGGGGGCGGCGGCGCCTCCGGAGTCGGCCGGATCGGGCCGGTCGGCGGTGCCGGCCCCGTCGGCGCTATCGGTCCCGTCAGCCCGGTCGGGCCGGTCGGCCACGTCGGCCCCGTCGGCCCTGTCCGCGCATTCGGCCCGGTCGGAGCTGTCGGTGCCACCGTCCCGATCGGCGCCGCCGTCGACGTCCGGTCCGGCCTCCCCGGAACCCCGCGCGTACCCCGCGCGCCGGCCGGTGTCGCGGCCGCCACCGGCGGTGCGGCGCGCATCGACCGCCGCCTGGACGGTCGACGCCCGCGCGCGACCGCCGGCCGGCTGCGGGTCGGGGCGCCCACCCGGCAGCGCCCCCATCGGGACGTGCCGGGACAGCTCGGGACCGGCACAGGCCAGCAGCGCCGGTAACCCCACGAGCAGCAGCACGGCGGCGAGCACCCCACCGCCGTGGAACGAGACCGGGTCGTACGGGCCACCGGCGAGCTGCCCGCCGGCCACCGTCGCGAGCACGGAGGCGGCGAGCGCGGTCACCGCGACCGCCGTGACCGGGGCCGCGACCCGGTCCACGGTGGGCGCGTCCACTGGCAGCGCGCGCCGGCAGGCGAGGCCGGTCAGCACGCCGACCCCGACCGGGAGCAGGAGCACCAGCGGTGCCGCCGCCGGCACGTCCGCGACCGGCAGGACCACCGTCAGCGGGAACGGCGGCAACGGGCCGGGCGCGGCCTGCAGCGGCCCGGAGGTCGCGGCACCGATCGAGACCCCGGCGCCCAGTCCCCAGGAGAGCGCACCGACCAGTGCGTTGGGCAGGTAGCCGACGGCGAGCGCCAGCACCCCCAGGGTGGCGCCGAATCCTGGACCCAGGCGTGCGGCCGCCTCGGTCACCGCGGGCGCGGACAGCACCAGGGCGCCGCTCAGCACCAGCGCTCCGGTCAGCAGCAACCCGGTCGCGGCCACCCGGACCCCGGCCAGCGACGCGCCCGGCCAGCCCGCGAGCACCCGCTTCCAGGCTGCGGGCAGCCCGCAGGCGTGGACGACACCGACACCCGCGGCCGTGCCCCCGATGAGCCCCGCCCCGACGAGCGATGCCCACGGCGCCGTCACCGCCATCTCCTTCGGCAGCAGCGCCCCGGCCAGGACCGCGACCGCGGCCGCCGCGCCGGCCTGTGACGCGACGACCGCCCCGGCGTCGTGCCGTACCCGGCCGCCGAGGCGGCGCACCGCCCAGTGCGAGGAGCAGGCGACCATGAGCACGACCACCAGGGTCGGCAGCAGCGGGAGCACGCCGAGCGGGCGGTCCTGCAGCGCGATCGGGATCTGGTGGGCGGCCAGCCACATCGGGACGGCCGTGGCGAGCGCTCCGTCCGCGGTCACCGGCGCGCCCCCGGAACCGGCGAGCAGCGCCGCGACCGGGACCAGCAGGGTGTAGCCGGTCAGCACCGCGCCCATGGTCGCCGCGAGGAGGATCCGCAGGCGGTCGAGTCCGTTCCCGTCGCCGTGCCGGGCCGGCGCCGCCCGCCGTGCCGTGCCGCGGGAGCGCCCGCGCTCGGCGTCGGCGCGGGTCCGTCCCGCCCCGGTGCGCGTGCGTTCCGGCCCGGTGCGGACCCGCTCCGGCCCGGCGCCGCGCACCCCGTCCGTGGCGGCGACGCGCGACCGGTCGGCTCCGGAACCGGTCGGCCGGGCGCGGGACGCGGGACGGCCGCGGGTGGGCCGGGACGAGGTGGTCACCCGGTCAGGGTCGCAGCGCAGCCGCGCCGATCGGGTCAGGCACGCCGGGTCCGGCCGGCACGCGTCCGATCCGGCCAGTACGCCCACGACGCGCACGGGCGAGGACGGCGACCGGGCAGCACGGGTTCCATCGCCCCGTCAGGTCGTCGCGAATCGATCCGTTCCCGGAACACCCTCACCGAGGTGCACCTGAGCGTTCGGCAAAGATCAACAATTCGCGCTGAGCTGCATCTCGGCGGGGACGGGTCAGGACGATGACGCCGAGCCGCCCTCGGTCCGGAAGGCGCGGGTGGACTCGCCGTCCTCGGAGGACGGCCCCGGCCAGGAGCGGGTGGCCTCCGACGACGCGCCACCGGCGTTCGGCTGTGCGCTCCCGCCGCCCGGCTCGACAGCGCCCGCCGGACCGGTCGCGTCCACCGCGGATCCGCCCGACGTGCCAGGTGCCTGCTCGGAGCTCTCGCCGGCGGTCCGGCCGGGACCGGATCCCTGCTGGCCGGTGCCGTTGTGGCCGGACGACTGCCCACCCGGGTGACCGGACGCCCGTCCGGCCCCCTCGGACGCCGGTCGCGCGCCCTGCTGGCCCGCCGCCTGTCCGGCACCGGGATGGCCGGAACTCTCGTATGCGGTGCCCGGCTGCTCCGGAGCCGCCGGCTGGCCGGCTGCGTGCCCGGTTCCGGGCTGCTCGGCCACCTGCCTGGAACCCTGCAGATCAGTCCCCTGGCCGGGATCGCGCTGGTCTGCCCCCTGCCCGGAAGCCTGGTATGCACTGCCCGCCTTCTCCGGAACCGCACCGGCACCCGGCTGGCCGGCCGCGTGCCCGGTTCCGGCCTGGTCGGCCCCCTGATCGGAACCCTGCGGACCGGTCCCCCGACCGGGACCCCACAGATCAGTCCCCTGCCCGGAACCCTGCAGATCGGCCGGCTGCCCTGCACCCGTCCACCCGGAGGGCGACCCGGCCCCCGGGCCGGGCACCGGGTAGCCCTGCTGGCCGGGGACCTCGGCGGTCGCGGCGCCGGGCTGCGCCGCGTACGACCCCGGGGCCCAGGCCTCGGTGGCCTGCTGCCCGGCGCTCGCCTGCGTACCGGCGCGCTCGCCGTACGCCACCCCGGAGAACGCCCCGCCGGCGTACCCGCCGGCCACGGGCTGGCCGTACGGCGCGCCGGGCCGGCCGCCGGGAACGGGGTGCTGGCCGGCGTCCTGCTGCGGCGCGCCCGCGTACCCGCCGTACGCCGGTGCCCCGTACTGGCCGTACCCGGGCTGCCCCGGCTGGCCGTAACCCGGCTGACCCGGCTGACCTGGCTGGCCGGGCTGCCCCGAACCAGGCTGGCCGGGCTGGCCGGGCTGGCCCGGCTGGCCCAGCTGACCGGGCGGACCGTAGCCGCCCGGCTGGCCGGCCCATCCACCGGGCCGGCCGGGCTGCTGGGGCAGGCCGGGTGTCGCCCACTGGTGCTGCTGGTCGCCACCGAGGTGTGCCGGCCGGGCCGGGCGCGGCGCGGGCGGGCTCAGCACACCGGAGAGCAGGAGCTGGCCGTAGAGCAGGGCGGCGACCGCCAGCAGGGCCAGCGGCAGCGAGATCCATCCGGCGGCCCCGGCCGTCACCGGGCTCCCGCTCGCGGTGAACACGAAGAGCATCAGCAGGAACCCGGTCCCGGTGAGGACCACCCCGGCGACCAGCGTCCGGCCGGTCCCCGGCAGCAGCGACAGCGTTCCCGCGATACCGCCGGCGACGAGGAGGCCCAGCGGCAGCGCCACCCCGACGCCGGGCCCGAAGAACCCGGCCAGCAGCGCCAGCAGGGCCGCGACCCCGCCGGCCAGGACCGCGAGCCGCACGGGCCCGGCCGGCGAGGCGACCGGGCCGTCCGGGGAGGACGGCGGGTTGCTCGACATGACGACTACTCCAGCGCGTCGGCGACAGGACTCCGGACCCGCACGCTAGCCGATGGGCGGCCACGGCCGGGTGATGCCCGGCCGTGCCACCCACGACGACGCGGGCCCCGGGACCGACGTCCCGGGGCCCGCGTACGGAACGCGTGTCCTACTTCGCGGACAGGATGTCCTTCATGAGGCCCGCGGTCTCCGACGGCGTCTTGCCGACCTTGACGCCCGCGGC
It contains:
- a CDS encoding DUF6350 family protein yields the protein MTTSSRPTRGRPASRARPTGSGADRSRVAATDGVRGAGPERVRTGPERTRTGAGRTRADAERGRSRGTARRAAPARHGDGNGLDRLRILLAATMGAVLTGYTLLVPVAALLAGSGGAPVTADGALATAVPMWLAAHQIPIALQDRPLGVLPLLPTLVVVLMVACSSHWAVRRLGGRVRHDAGAVVASQAGAAAAVAVLAGALLPKEMAVTAPWASLVGAGLIGGTAAGVGVVHACGLPAAWKRVLAGWPGASLAGVRVAATGLLLTGALVLSGALVLSAPAVTEAAARLGPGFGATLGVLALAVGYLPNALVGALSWGLGAGVSIGAATSGPLQAAPGPLPPFPLTVVLPVADVPAAAPLVLLLPVGVGVLTGLACRRALPVDAPTVDRVAAPVTAVAVTALAASVLATVAGGQLAGGPYDPVSFHGGGVLAAVLLLVGLPALLACAGPELSRHVPMGALPGGRPDPQPAGGRARASTVQAAVDARRTAGGGRDTGRRAGYARGSGEAGPDVDGGADRDGGTDSSDRAECADRADGADVADRPDRADGTDSADGAGTADRPDPADSGGAAAPTTDREDPSEHR
- the purN gene encoding phosphoribosylglycinamide formyltransferase; this encodes MHVPEQAGPYRVVVLVSGSGTLLQALLDVHGPEYRVVAVGADRPGATGLDRARTAGVPTFVERLADHPDRAAWNDALAAAVVAHRPDLVVGAGFMKLVAPAFLDAIGCPMLNTHPALLPAFPGAHAVRDALAAGVEVTGATVHEVDAGLDTGPVLAQVEVPVLPTDDEAVLHERIKTEERRLLVETVRRLAAAGDRAGRTHEVNSE
- a CDS encoding DUF5336 domain-containing protein translates to MSSNPPSSPDGPVASPAGPVRLAVLAGGVAALLALLAGFFGPGVGVALPLGLLVAGGIAGTLSLLPGTGRTLVAGVVLTGTGFLLMLFVFTASGSPVTAGAAGWISLPLALLAVAALLYGQLLLSGVLSPPAPRPARPAHLGGDQQHQWATPGLPQQPGRPGGWAGQPGGYGPPGQLGQPGQPGQPGQPGSGQPGQPGQPGQPGYGQPGQPGYGQYGAPAYGGYAGAPQQDAGQHPVPGGRPGAPYGQPVAGGYAGGAFSGVAYGERAGTQASAGQQATEAWAPGSYAAQPGAATAEVPGQQGYPVPGPGAGSPSGWTGAGQPADLQGSGQGTDLWGPGRGTGPQGSDQGADQAGTGHAAGQPGAGAVPEKAGSAYQASGQGADQRDPGQGTDLQGSRQVAEQPGTGHAAGQPAAPEQPGTAYESSGHPGAGQAAGQQGARPASEGAGRASGHPGGQSSGHNGTGQQGSGPGRTAGESSEQAPGTSGGSAVDATGPAGAVEPGGGSAQPNAGGASSEATRSWPGPSSEDGESTRAFRTEGGSASSS
- the purH gene encoding bifunctional phosphoribosylaminoimidazolecarboxamide formyltransferase/IMP cyclohydrolase, with translation MSERRPVRRALISVYDKAGLLDLATGLHAAGVEIVSTGSTAQRIADAGVPVTPVEEVTGFPECFDGRVKTLHPRVHAGLLADTRKEEHVAQLEQLNIVPFDLLVSNLYPFRETVASGASRDEAVEQIDIGGPAMVRASAKNHESVAVVVDPARYGWVLEQVAAGGFVVEDRRRLAADAFRHTASYDVSVAAWMGEQFPDAEESATPEWFGAAWTRQRPLRYGENPHQAAALYSDGDATGLAGAEQLHGKEMSYNNYVDADAAWRAAHDQGDVPTVAVIKHANPCGIAVGADIAEAHRKAHATDPVSAFGGVIAVNREVTTELAEQVAEIFTEVLVAPAYADGALEVLQRKKNVRLLRIPGEVVRAGIELRPISGGLLAQQRDLVDADGDDPASWKLVTGDPVSPETLADLAFAWRACRAVKSNAILLARDGAAVGVGMGQVNRVDAARLAVERAGDRVRGAVAASDAFFPFPDGLEVLLEAGVAAVVQPGGSVRDEQVVAACAKAGVPMYLTGTRHFAH